From a region of the Syngnathus scovelli strain Florida chromosome 19, RoL_Ssco_1.2, whole genome shotgun sequence genome:
- the LOC125986534 gene encoding fibrinogen C domain-containing protein 1-like isoform X6: MELQNMQDRSATTDDGVSGGASLPVAVGQSETRLGLPFQRPSNRRQDTTPWWRLFVQIRCGSILVVVPTLLLVVLVIQNIVFFHLNRPQDIVKELGALVATLPNSIPDHNCSDLACHWAALQTALAKLMAGQEALAELKAGQEAGQTALTELKAGQMALGELKAGQEAGQTALAELKAGQEAGQTVLAELKAGQEAGQAALAGLKARQEAGQTALVELKARQEAGQTALAELKAGQEAGQTALAELKAGQTVLAELKASHTAIRSDLEASQSLLAKVWEEIRSNKGLLNETLKDLETDYKNMSQELSQETKELHNFSLALSSLQQKVVDQLTLSKQLQGLMPRDCSDVMAAGKSRSGVHSIFSGSDSFEAYCNMSLDGGGWTVIQRRKDGSVDFYRGWDDYRKGFGDLAGEHWLGLQNIHALTASGAYQLRIDLTLFDGRNYYALYDDFSVGRNSLDPEKDGYPLLVSGYSGNAGDKLAWHSGMKFTTKDRDQDEYHDRNCANDYKGAWWYKSCYYSNLNGVYKATGTCVSTNAVWNDLGHSYDTCPRFVEMKIRPRK; encoded by the exons ATGGAACTTCAGAACATGCAG GACCGTTCCGCGACCACTGACGACGGCGTGTCCGGAGGAGCATCTTTGCCTGTGGCCGTCGGCCAGTCAGAGAC TCGGTTGGGTTTGCCGTTTCAACGTCCATCTAATCGGAGACAAGACACCACACCGTGGTGGCGTTTG tttgttcagatacGCTGTGGCTCCATTCTGGTGGTGGTCCCGACGCTCCTCTTGGTCGTGCTTGTCATCCAAAACATCGTCTTCTTCCACTTGAAcag GCCTCAGGACATCGTCAAAGAGCTGGGCGCGCTGGTGGCGACTTTGCCCAACAGCATCCCGGACCACAACTGCAGCGACTTAGCCTGCCATTGGGCGGCGCTGCAGACCGCATTGGCAAAGCTGATggcaggtcaggaggcattggcagagctgaaggcaggtcaggaggcaggtcagaccgcattgacagagctgaaggcaggtcagatgGCATTgggagagctgaaggcaggtcaggaggcaggtcagactgcattggcagagctgaaggcaggtcaggaggcaggtcagaccgtattggcagagctgaaggcaggtcaggaggcaggtcaggCCGCTTTGGCAGGGCTGAAGGCACgtcaggaggcaggtcagacCGCATTGGTAGAGCTGAAGGCACgtcaggaggcag gtcagacggcattggcagagctgaaggcaggtcaggaggcaggtcagaccgcattggcagagctgaaggcaggtcagacggtattggcagagctgaaggcgagTCACACCGCGATTCGCAGCGACCTGGAGGCGAGTCAGAGCCTGCTGGCCAAAGTCTGGGAGGAGATTCGCAGCAACAAAGGCCTACTGAATGAGACACTGAAAGACCTGGAGACGGACTACAAGAACATGTCTCAG GAGCTGTCACAAGAGACCAAGGAGTTACACAACTTCAGTTTGGCTTTGTCCAGCCTGCAGCAGAAGGTGGTGGATCAGCTCACACTTAGCAAGCAACTCCAAG GTCTCATGCCCAGAGACTGCAGTGACGTCATGGCGGCGGGAAAGTCTCGAAGTGGAGTCCATTCCATTTTTAGCGGGTCCGACAGCTTCGAGGCTTATTGCAACATGAGCCTGGACGGGGGAGGCTGGACT gtGATCCAGAGGAGAAAGGACGGCTCCGTCGACTTCTATCGGGGTTGGGACGACTATCGAAAGGGCTTTGGAGACCTcgccggagagcactggctcg GCCTGCAAAACATCCACGCTCTGACGGCCTCGGGCGCTTACCAGTTGCGGATCGACTTGACCCTTTTCGACGGCCGCAATTACTACGCTCTCTATGACGACTTCTCAGTGGGCCGGAACTCGCTGGACCCCGAGAAGGACGGCTACCCGCTGCTTGTGAGCGGCTACTCTGGAAATGCAG GCGATAAATTAGCCTGGCATTCTGGGATGAAGTTCACCACCAAAGACCGCGACCAAGACGAGTACCATGATCGCAATTGCGCCAATGACTATAAGGGAGCTTGGTGGTACAAGAGCTGCTATTACTCCAACTTGAACGGGGTGTACAAGGCAACCGGCACCTGCGTCAGTACCAATGCAGTCTGGAATGACTTGGGGCATTCATATGATACCTGCCCGAGATTTGTGGAGATGAAGATCCGGCCCAGAAAGTGA